In the genome of Massilia sp. PAMC28688, one region contains:
- the hemP gene encoding hemin uptake protein HemP: protein MNLPEMTPRTVPSSSPAAPAPAQRVKSEDLLRQAKYVEIEHEGKIYELRVTRLNKLILTA from the coding sequence ATGAACCTCCCGGAAATGACTCCCAGGACAGTGCCAAGCTCCAGTCCCGCAGCGCCGGCCCCGGCACAGCGGGTCAAGAGCGAGGACTTGCTCAGACAAGCCAAGTACGTCGAGATCGAGCACGAAGGCAAGATCTACGAACTGCGTGTCACGCGCCTGAACAAGCTGATTCTGACGGCATAG
- a CDS encoding alpha-amylase family glycosyl hydrolase — protein MKDTKFPIRPDLLPQKTARGIRFTFEGGPGIESVAVAGTFNHWVGTAAPLVRVGASTWQTTVAAGPGRHHYKYVVNGRDWIRDPANPWVSEDAQDNSSFTINEFGDVFVRTGEVARQTPGDLYRRRTAVSSPQWLRDGVIYQLSVRAFGATFGGVRERLGYLQELGVTIVWLMPFHPIGERGRRGAAGDPYAVRDFTAIDPELGSAAELRALIDDIHARGMRVLMDWTLNRASVDNVLTATHPDWFTRTASGELCYLVPERAYFAGFDFSSRPLRAWLLDTMAGWIRDFGFDGMRFDDADITPLDFLDEIRPALQAVRADIALIAQSTDELHHLDACDLTYDGGARATMRAIADGEAGADTFRWQWEESTYTFPRGALRMRWLEEKEQGRAHRFFGPGLHKATASVIFTLDGVPHILMGQEFNEPRWEDWRSLFGDFHLDWNSFDEPTFRHYQALIALRRAHSALREGAVHFVRSGSATLLMYWRSNAQERLLVAVNLSASACALPPAFAQHHMLFAHGVDGASMAPFASAVALA, from the coding sequence ATGAAAGACACCAAATTCCCCATCCGGCCAGACCTGCTGCCGCAAAAAACCGCGCGCGGTATCCGATTCACTTTTGAGGGCGGGCCCGGCATCGAATCGGTCGCTGTCGCCGGCACCTTCAACCATTGGGTCGGCACGGCCGCGCCGCTGGTGCGGGTGGGCGCCAGCACCTGGCAGACCACGGTCGCCGCCGGGCCGGGACGGCACCATTACAAGTATGTGGTCAATGGGCGTGACTGGATACGCGACCCGGCCAATCCCTGGGTCTCGGAAGACGCCCAGGATAATTCGTCTTTCACGATCAATGAATTTGGCGACGTGTTCGTGCGTACCGGCGAAGTGGCGCGGCAGACGCCGGGCGACCTGTATCGCCGCCGTACTGCAGTGAGCAGTCCGCAATGGCTGCGCGATGGCGTCATCTACCAGCTGTCGGTGCGCGCCTTTGGCGCGACCTTTGGCGGAGTGCGCGAGCGCCTCGGCTATCTGCAGGAGCTGGGCGTGACGATTGTGTGGCTCATGCCGTTTCATCCCATTGGCGAGCGTGGGCGCAGGGGCGCAGCGGGCGACCCGTACGCGGTGCGCGACTTCACGGCCATTGATCCGGAGCTGGGGTCGGCCGCCGAGCTGCGCGCCTTGATTGACGATATCCACGCGCGCGGCATGCGTGTGCTCATGGACTGGACCCTGAACCGCGCCAGCGTGGACAATGTGCTGACTGCGACCCATCCCGACTGGTTCACCCGTACCGCCAGTGGCGAACTGTGTTACCTGGTGCCTGAGCGTGCGTATTTCGCCGGGTTCGATTTTTCCAGCCGCCCCCTGCGCGCCTGGCTGCTCGACACCATGGCCGGCTGGATTCGCGATTTCGGCTTTGACGGCATGCGCTTTGACGATGCCGACATTACCCCGCTCGACTTTCTCGACGAGATTCGCCCGGCGCTGCAGGCGGTGCGGGCGGACATTGCGCTCATTGCCCAGTCAACCGACGAACTGCATCATCTCGATGCCTGCGACCTCACTTATGACGGCGGTGCCCGCGCCACCATGCGCGCCATCGCGGACGGCGAGGCCGGGGCCGACACTTTCCGCTGGCAGTGGGAAGAGTCGACCTACACCTTTCCCCGCGGCGCGCTGCGGATGCGCTGGCTGGAAGAAAAGGAGCAGGGGCGGGCGCACCGGTTCTTCGGGCCCGGGCTGCACAAGGCTACCGCTTCCGTCATCTTCACGCTCGATGGCGTACCGCACATCCTGATGGGGCAGGAATTCAACGAGCCGCGCTGGGAAGACTGGCGCTCACTGTTCGGTGACTTCCACCTTGACTGGAACAGCTTTGACGAGCCGACCTTCCGTCATTACCAGGCGCTCATTGCGCTGCGGCGCGCGCATTCAGCCCTGCGCGAGGGCGCCGTGCATTTCGTGCGCAGTGGCTCGGCCACGCTGCTCATGTACTGGCGCAGCAATGCGCAGGAACGGCTGCTGGTGGCGGTCAACCTCTCTGCCAGTGCCTGCGCATTGCCGCCGGCGTTTGCCCAGCACCACATGCTGTTTGCGCACGGCGTGGATGGCGCAAGCATGGCGCCGTTCGCCAGCGCCGTGGCACTTGCCTGA
- a CDS encoding sirohydrochlorin chelatase: MTHSLVLFAHGARAASWAAPFERLRTLAQERMPGVPVSLAFLELMEPRLPEHVAALAAAGTTRVTIVPVFLGQGGHLLRDLPLMVEQLRADLPQLSIRVAGAVGEDPGVLAAMTEYCVSSFQAGD, from the coding sequence ATGACCCATTCCCTCGTTTTGTTTGCGCATGGCGCACGCGCCGCGTCCTGGGCCGCGCCCTTCGAGCGCCTGCGCACCCTGGCACAGGAGCGCATGCCGGGGGTACCGGTGTCGCTCGCCTTCCTCGAACTGATGGAGCCGCGCCTGCCCGAGCACGTGGCTGCACTGGCGGCCGCCGGTACCACCCGGGTCACCATCGTGCCGGTTTTTTTGGGACAGGGCGGGCACTTGCTGCGCGACCTGCCGCTCATGGTCGAACAATTGCGGGCCGACCTGCCGCAGCTGTCGATCAGGGTCGCCGGCGCCGTCGGTGAAGATCCTGGCGTGCTGGCCGCCATGACCGAATACTGCGTGTCTTCCTTCCAGGCCGGCGACTAG
- the lptG gene encoding LPS export ABC transporter permease LptG: MSILQRYFAVTIAQAVFFVLAAFLALSAFMDLTGELPSVGKAGFGIQHVFLYMLLRLPFHVYQVMPVATLIGTIYAMAQFASTSEFTIMRAAGMSTRKAAFMLVKIGIVFVAITFAFGELIVPHTAPMAEKLKLGARGTTISQGFQSGMWTKDVLRSDGLSGTVTGSRFFNVRQFRNDGQLIDVRLYEFDTALRLRRLVTAAKASYKGANRWNLEQVTETLFDNTGALAGIAAAQDPSYGQESNVVTTASMATMELLTEVTPKIISVSASDPERMSANELAVYTRHLNENKQESERFKIAFWKKLVDPLAIFVLMALALPFAYLHTRSGGVSLKIFAGIMIGIGFMLVNNLFAHVGLLSHMPAFLTAIAPSLVFLALALAALWRVERHG; the protein is encoded by the coding sequence ATGAGCATCCTGCAGCGCTACTTCGCCGTCACCATTGCGCAGGCGGTGTTCTTTGTGCTGGCCGCTTTCCTCGCCCTGTCTGCCTTCATGGACCTGACGGGCGAGCTGCCATCGGTGGGGAAAGCCGGCTTCGGCATCCAGCATGTATTCCTGTACATGCTCCTGCGCTTGCCCTTCCATGTGTATCAGGTGATGCCGGTGGCCACCCTGATCGGCACCATTTACGCCATGGCGCAATTCGCCTCCACGTCTGAATTCACGATCATGCGCGCGGCCGGCATGTCCACCCGCAAGGCGGCATTCATGCTCGTCAAGATCGGCATCGTGTTCGTCGCCATCACCTTCGCCTTTGGTGAACTGATTGTTCCCCACACGGCCCCCATGGCCGAAAAGCTCAAGCTCGGGGCGCGCGGCACCACCATTTCGCAGGGCTTCCAGTCCGGCATGTGGACCAAGGACGTGCTGCGCAGCGATGGCTTGAGCGGCACCGTCACCGGGTCGCGCTTTTTCAATGTGCGCCAGTTCAGAAATGATGGTCAATTGATCGACGTGCGCCTGTATGAATTTGACACGGCCCTGCGCCTGCGCCGGCTCGTTACCGCCGCCAAGGCCAGCTACAAGGGCGCCAACCGCTGGAACCTGGAGCAGGTGACCGAGACGCTGTTCGACAATACGGGCGCGCTCGCGGGCATCGCAGCAGCCCAGGACCCGAGCTATGGGCAGGAATCGAACGTGGTCACCACCGCCAGCATGGCCACCATGGAACTGCTGACCGAGGTCACGCCCAAGATCATTTCGGTATCGGCATCGGACCCGGAGCGCATGTCGGCCAACGAACTGGCCGTCTATACGCGCCACCTGAACGAGAACAAGCAGGAAAGCGAGCGTTTCAAGATCGCGTTCTGGAAGAAGCTGGTCGACCCGCTGGCCATCTTCGTGCTCATGGCGCTGGCACTGCCGTTTGCTTACCTGCATACCCGCAGCGGCGGTGTGAGCCTGAAAATTTTTGCCGGCATCATGATCGGTATCGGCTTCATGCTGGTCAATAACCTGTTCGCGCACGTGGGCCTGCTCAGCCACATGCCGGCTTTCCTGACCGCGATTGCACCAAGCCTGGTGTTCCTGGCATTGGCGCTGGCTGCGCTGTGGCGCGTTGAAAGGCACGGATGA
- the lptF gene encoding LPS export ABC transporter permease LptF yields the protein MIFHRALHRELAAAAGATFTVLFTVLVTWTLISILGKAAGGKVASGDVLALIAFAMLNYLPTILTLTSFISVLMVVTRSYRDSEMVVWFASGLSLARWLRPVLTFGLPLVVLTGVLSLYVTPWAKMKSTEFVQRFEKREDLKKVSPGQFKESSSSNRVFFVEGVSGEATVVQNVFVNTVENNVNTVVVAKEGVIEADKDGGQFLVLKKGRRYQGTPGQADFQSMEFERYSMRVSTQDPVIGGDVPAAALSTRALIEQGGQGNMAELLSRIGAPITCLLLLLLAIPMGFVNPRAGSAANLIVAMLIFFTYLNLGKMAEASVRRGRSDFALAWWPLHVAVLVWVLAMFAWRLNVNHRYHPKAMLAAFKRRRHQAALPAGAK from the coding sequence ATGATCTTTCATCGCGCATTGCATCGTGAACTGGCAGCAGCAGCCGGCGCTACCTTCACGGTGCTGTTCACTGTCCTCGTCACATGGACGCTCATCTCCATCCTGGGCAAGGCCGCAGGCGGCAAGGTCGCATCTGGCGACGTGCTCGCGTTGATCGCATTCGCGATGCTGAATTATCTGCCAACTATCCTGACTCTCACCAGCTTTATTTCTGTTTTGATGGTCGTCACGCGCAGCTATCGCGATTCCGAGATGGTGGTGTGGTTTGCTTCCGGCCTGTCGCTGGCCCGCTGGCTGCGCCCGGTATTGACGTTCGGCCTGCCGCTGGTGGTGCTAACTGGTGTCCTGAGCCTGTACGTCACGCCATGGGCCAAGATGAAAAGTACCGAGTTCGTGCAGCGCTTCGAAAAGCGCGAAGACCTCAAAAAAGTCTCGCCCGGCCAGTTCAAGGAATCGTCATCGAGCAACCGCGTGTTCTTTGTCGAAGGCGTCAGCGGCGAGGCCACCGTGGTGCAGAACGTGTTTGTCAATACGGTTGAAAACAATGTCAATACCGTGGTCGTGGCCAAGGAAGGCGTGATCGAGGCGGACAAGGATGGCGGCCAGTTCCTGGTACTCAAAAAAGGGCGGCGCTACCAGGGCACGCCCGGCCAGGCCGATTTCCAGTCCATGGAGTTCGAGCGCTACAGCATGCGTGTATCGACCCAGGACCCGGTGATTGGGGGCGACGTGCCGGCGGCGGCCCTGTCCACGCGCGCCCTGATCGAGCAGGGCGGGCAGGGCAACATGGCCGAACTGCTTTCGCGTATTGGCGCCCCCATCACCTGCCTGCTGCTGCTCCTGCTGGCCATTCCCATGGGCTTTGTCAATCCGCGCGCCGGCAGCGCGGCCAACCTGATCGTGGCCATGCTGATCTTCTTTACCTACCTTAACCTGGGCAAGATGGCCGAGGCCAGCGTGCGGCGTGGCCGCAGCGATTTTGCGCTGGCCTGGTGGCCGCTGCATGTGGCCGTGCTGGTGTGGGTGCTGGCCATGTTCGCCTGGCGCCTGAACGTGAACCACCGCTACCATCCCAAGGCGATGCTGGCTGCATTCAAGCGCCGCCGCCACCAGGCGGCCTTGCCGGCGGGGGCCAAATGA
- a CDS encoding leucyl aminopeptidase, giving the protein MDFSIKAFDTKNTIAAAKSGCIAVAVFDNKKLSQAAKALDQDGQISAAVKSGDITGKPGSTLLLRGVGAAARVLLVGMGSDESISEKSFASAVGGMLKAFSQLGAADAIIALPMEDVKERDAAWAIRTIVCAAHESVFRTDGQKSKKDPAPAGVRKITLATQSTAETKTALLQAQAIANGMDLTKELGNLSANVCTPTYLANTAKKLARDYKFEVEILERKQLEALKMGSFLSVTNGSEEPPKFIVLKHMGGKSKDAPVVLVGKGITFDTGGISIKAGPGMDEMKYDMCGAASVLGTFRAIGEMGLKLNVIGVIASCENMPSGRATKPGDIVTSMNGLTIEILNTDAEGRLILCDALTYAERFNPAAVIDIATLTGACIVALGNHNSGLFARSDDAGEQLAAELMAAGKQSSDTAWRLPIEEAYNEQLKSNFADLANIGTPGGASVTAACFLENFTRKYPWAHLDIAGTAWKSGGAKGATGRPVPLLSTFLINRT; this is encoded by the coding sequence ATGGACTTTAGCATAAAAGCATTCGATACAAAAAACACCATCGCGGCAGCCAAATCCGGCTGCATCGCGGTTGCGGTGTTCGACAACAAGAAACTGTCGCAGGCAGCTAAAGCCCTCGATCAAGATGGACAAATCAGCGCCGCCGTCAAGTCCGGCGACATCACCGGCAAGCCCGGTTCGACCCTGCTGCTGCGCGGCGTGGGCGCTGCCGCACGCGTGCTGCTGGTGGGCATGGGCAGCGACGAGTCGATCAGCGAGAAAAGCTTTGCCTCGGCCGTGGGCGGCATGCTCAAGGCCTTCTCGCAACTGGGCGCCGCCGATGCCATTATCGCACTCCCGATGGAAGATGTGAAAGAGCGCGACGCCGCCTGGGCCATCCGCACCATCGTATGCGCGGCCCACGAGAGCGTATTTCGCACCGATGGCCAGAAGAGCAAAAAGGATCCCGCGCCAGCCGGCGTGCGCAAGATCACCCTGGCCACCCAGAGCACGGCCGAGACCAAGACCGCACTGCTGCAGGCGCAGGCCATTGCAAACGGCATGGACCTGACCAAGGAACTGGGCAACCTGTCGGCCAACGTCTGCACCCCGACCTACCTGGCCAATACGGCCAAGAAGCTGGCCAGGGATTACAAGTTTGAAGTCGAGATCCTGGAGCGCAAGCAGCTCGAAGCGCTCAAGATGGGCAGCTTCCTGTCGGTGACCAACGGCAGCGAAGAGCCGCCCAAGTTCATCGTCCTCAAGCACATGGGCGGCAAGTCCAAGGACGCGCCGGTGGTCCTGGTGGGCAAGGGCATCACGTTCGACACGGGCGGCATTTCGATCAAGGCCGGTCCCGGCATGGACGAAATGAAGTACGACATGTGCGGCGCCGCGTCCGTGCTGGGCACCTTCCGCGCCATTGGCGAAATGGGCTTGAAGCTGAACGTCATCGGCGTGATCGCCAGCTGCGAAAACATGCCTTCGGGCCGCGCCACCAAGCCGGGCGACATCGTCACGTCCATGAACGGCCTGACCATCGAGATCCTCAATACCGACGCTGAAGGCCGCCTGATCCTGTGCGACGCCCTGACCTACGCCGAGCGCTTCAATCCGGCCGCCGTGATCGATATCGCAACCCTGACCGGCGCCTGCATCGTCGCCCTGGGCAACCACAATTCCGGCCTGTTCGCGCGCAGCGACGACGCCGGCGAACAGCTGGCGGCCGAGCTGATGGCAGCGGGCAAGCAGTCCAGCGACACCGCCTGGCGCCTGCCGATCGAGGAAGCCTACAACGAGCAGCTCAAGTCCAACTTTGCGGACCTGGCCAACATCGGCACCCCTGGCGGCGCCAGCGTGACGGCGGCGTGCTTCCTGGAGAACTTCACGCGCAAGTATCCATGGGCGCACCTGGACATCGCCGGCACTGCATGGAAGTCCGGCGGCGCCAAGGGCGCCACCGGCCGCCCCGTGCCGCTGCTGTCGACCTTCCTGATCAACCGCACGTAA
- a CDS encoding CreA family protein, giving the protein MRKTSTMPRLLAGLFLSGVSLLASAETIGSVDTAFKLIGPDHKVIVEVFDDPRVTGVSCYLSRAKTGGLKGAVGLAEDKANASVACRQVGAIAFPGKLPRQEEVFTERASIFFKHVRVVRMVDPRRNALVYLVYSDRLIDGSPQNSVTAVPVPTNLPIPLK; this is encoded by the coding sequence ATGCGCAAGACCTCAACCATGCCCCGTTTGCTGGCAGGATTGTTCCTGTCCGGCGTTTCCCTGCTGGCCAGTGCCGAAACCATCGGCTCGGTCGACACCGCGTTCAAGCTGATCGGTCCGGATCACAAGGTGATTGTCGAAGTGTTCGATGATCCGAGGGTGACGGGCGTGAGCTGCTACCTGTCGCGCGCCAAGACGGGAGGCCTGAAAGGCGCGGTCGGCCTGGCCGAAGACAAGGCCAATGCATCGGTGGCCTGCCGCCAGGTCGGTGCGATCGCCTTCCCGGGCAAGCTCCCGCGCCAGGAAGAAGTGTTCACCGAGCGCGCCTCCATCTTTTTCAAGCATGTGCGGGTGGTACGCATGGTGGACCCGCGCCGCAACGCGCTGGTCTACCTGGTTTATTCGGATCGCCTGATCGACGGCAGCCCACAAAACAGTGTCACGGCCGTACCGGTTCCCACGAATCTGCCGATTCCGTTAAAGTAG
- a CDS encoding DUF1653 domain-containing protein yields MQFRHYKGGLYQLVCVATLESDLSEMIVYTAPDGSFWTRPRDVFFQMVEVDGKLVQRFTPVE; encoded by the coding sequence ATGCAGTTTCGGCACTACAAGGGTGGCCTGTACCAGCTCGTCTGTGTCGCCACCCTTGAATCGGATTTGTCCGAAATGATTGTCTACACCGCACCCGACGGGTCTTTCTGGACCCGCCCGAGGGACGTGTTTTTCCAAATGGTGGAAGTGGACGGCAAGCTCGTCCAGCGCTTTACACCAGTGGAATGA
- the xth gene encoding exodeoxyribonuclease III, which yields MKIATWNVNSLKVRLPHLLRWLEDNPVDILCLQETKLTDDKFPTAEINAAGYQAAFSGQKTYNGVAILSRLPMTDVVRNNPRFPDEQQRIIAATIGAMRVICAYVPNGQAVGSDKYIYKLAWLAALREWLADELAVHGAGGLAIVGDYNIAPQDRDVHDPALWAGAIHCSDLERAALAMLVDTGVTDAFRLFEQPEKSFSWWDYRMLGFQKNKGLRIDHILLSPALAQRCTACAIDRAPRKWEQPSDHAPVIATLS from the coding sequence ATGAAAATAGCCACCTGGAATGTCAACTCGCTGAAAGTCCGCCTGCCGCATCTTTTACGCTGGCTGGAAGATAACCCGGTGGATATTCTCTGCCTACAAGAGACAAAGTTAACTGACGATAAGTTCCCCACGGCAGAAATAAATGCAGCCGGCTATCAGGCCGCGTTCAGCGGACAAAAAACGTACAACGGTGTCGCGATCCTGTCCCGGCTTCCCATGACCGATGTCGTGCGCAACAATCCGCGCTTTCCCGACGAGCAGCAGCGCATCATTGCCGCCACCATCGGCGCCATGCGCGTCATCTGCGCCTATGTCCCCAACGGGCAGGCGGTGGGGTCCGACAAATACATCTATAAACTGGCATGGCTCGCAGCGCTGCGTGAATGGCTGGCCGACGAACTGGCGGTCCACGGTGCCGGCGGGCTGGCGATCGTGGGTGACTACAATATCGCTCCACAGGACCGCGACGTCCATGACCCGGCCCTGTGGGCCGGCGCCATTCATTGTTCGGACCTGGAGCGCGCGGCCTTGGCGATGCTGGTGGATACTGGCGTGACAGACGCGTTTCGCCTGTTCGAGCAGCCGGAAAAATCGTTCAGCTGGTGGGATTACCGCATGCTCGGCTTCCAGAAGAACAAGGGGCTGCGCATCGACCACATCCTGTTGTCCCCAGCGCTGGCCCAACGCTGCACCGCCTGCGCCATTGACCGGGCGCCGCGCAAGTGGGAGCAGCCCTCCGACCACGCCCCGGTGATTGCCACCCTGTCCTAG